TCACTGAAAGCAAAGTCACCGATGCTTCCTCCTTTGTTACCACCAGTACCTGGCTTCATCCCTTGCTCATCAGCTAAAATAGCCAATCTCACACGGATTGTAGAATCTTTTACCCATTCGACAAATTGACGATATTCACTATTCGTAATTTCCGTCTCATCCATGTAAAAGGAACGAACTGTTACCGTTTTTGTCGGTGCGTCCTGAACGTTAGCTAAATCATCATCTGACTTACCCATGATAAAAGCGCCACCAGGAACTAAAGTCATACCATACGGCTTTTCCGGATGCCATTTCTTTCCTTTAACTCCTACCAGCTCACCTCTGTCGTTAGAACCACAGCTGAAAAACAATGATACAACAGCTGTTAATGCAATGAACTTCTTCATATAAATTTGGGTTAATAGTATTTATATTTTTAAGGGCGTAAACCTATTTATTTATTTTCTAAAAAACAAAGATTTTATTAAAAAAAACTTAAAAAAAACAATAAAACACAATTTAGGCTTTAAATAACCGTTTTTTAAACAATTATACCATATTTTTCTTTTGCGCCTTCCACCAACGCTCTGGAATCTCATGGTTTGTGGCACCTAGATAATCCTCATATGTGCAAGGTAATAACGTGTTTCTTTTTAATTTATTGTTAAAACTTGTTAAAAAAGGTATTTCTATCCACCAACGCTCCGTTTTATCGCTTTTATAGAAGATTAACTCTTCGTCTTCCAGCGGCACGATATACTTCAAATAGTCCTCACGGCTGCCAAAAGGATATTCTTTCGAACGGTAGTGAAATCCTTCAATAAAATACCAGATAATCTGTCCGATTAGAACGGCTTCACTCTTCGAATTATTGTGGTTAAAAACACCAAAAGAAGTTACCTTATCGCTAATTCCCGCATAACGCGAAAGCACGCAGATTTCCTTACCGTTAAATCCATTTGGAATAAACTGTGTGAAGTTCCCGGAATCGCTTGATTTTACCGATGTAAGATCCAAACTCACCAGATCGGCATCCCTGAAAACAGGTTCTGCAATGGTTGAGTTATTGCAAATCTCACCCAGGCGGTAGGCATCGAAATACAGTTTTTCAATCAGATCAATTTCTTCCTGTGAGTTAAAATAGGTCTGATAACCGACATTACTATAGTTAAACAAATTATTAGGCTCTTCCACGATCATTTTGGTCAGAAAAGAATGCGCCGCTAATTGCTCTTCATCTTTTTCAAAATCAAACTTACTGTCAATTGCTACTACATTTACCATTTGCTCCAACTGGTCGTAGGCTCTGTAAATGGCATAGGTCAGATCCTGAGAACCACCTATAACGATCGGGATAACGCCGTTTTTTATCAAATGTGCCACCGCAGTACGCAGCACATAATAAGTATCTTCAGAAGAACTTCCTGCCACCACATTTCCTAAATCTACGATCTGTGCATCCCAGTTTCCCGGGAAAAGGCTGTAAAATTCTTTTCGGATAGCAGTCAGATCCGTATGTTCATTATGACCTTCAAAGCCTCTGTTTTCATGCACTCCGATAATGGCAATGGCAGCGTTTTCAATATTCGGAAAATCCGTTTCTGTATGAAAAACC
This region of Flavobacterium inviolabile genomic DNA includes:
- a CDS encoding formimidoylglutamase, whose amino-acid sequence is MAFDYIQPVDADFLEFIQGLNVQTLGRKVVFHTETDFPNIENAAIAIIGVHENRGFEGHNEHTDLTAIRKEFYSLFPGNWDAQIVDLGNVVAGSSSEDTYYVLRTAVAHLIKNGVIPIVIGGSQDLTYAIYRAYDQLEQMVNVVAIDSKFDFEKDEEQLAAHSFLTKMIVEEPNNLFNYSNVGYQTYFNSQEEIDLIEKLYFDAYRLGEICNNSTIAEPVFRDADLVSLDLTSVKSSDSGNFTQFIPNGFNGKEICVLSRYAGISDKVTSFGVFNHNNSKSEAVLIGQIIWYFIEGFHYRSKEYPFGSREDYLKYIVPLEDEELIFYKSDKTERWWIEIPFLTSFNNKLKRNTLLPCTYEDYLGATNHEIPERWWKAQKKNMV